The segment GCCAGTACTCGGACATTTGCTTGACAGCTGGAGAATATGCACCCGCAGTGTAGGCTGTAAGCATAGTCGCTATACAAGAAAGGAAGACGGTAAATCGTTTGCGACTTTCCGGCCAGTCGAACGGCGAAGTgtacttcttcaattctggCTGTGGTGGTGCTGTTGCTGAGGACCCGTCGGATGAAACGTTACTCGTCGGCGAAGGGATCAACGTTTCGAATGTTAGATAATGATAAATGATAGGACTTGACGAACGAAGCGCGTCCTTCGTTGCTGGATTCGCTGCAGGCTGAGCGCCGAAATCGAACTTTTTCTGGCCATCGTCCTCGAAATCCGTTGTTGAGTCAGATATTGAGGTATGCCTACTTGGATCCCCACGAGATGGCATGTTCGATTCTGCGTCGCCTATTCTTTGCTGCCCAAGACTGTAGAGCAAAACGAATGCCGCCAACggatatatatacctactCGAATTGGAGCTCGATGACAATGGACATGAAGCATCAGATAGAGAATGCCAATGCGATGCAGTgtgagaaaagaaagcaatgaCTCAATGGAAACAAAAGTAGCAAAGACCGGCATTGAGTCGAGATATGTACGAACGCAGCACTCCCTTGTGCCTATTCCCGTTGAAGCTATAACAAGCCTATGGAGGCTTCACCGCGGATCTCAACGAGTTAAGCCATGATGAGTTAGATGGCCCGTCGCTAGCTCAGGAATTGGCTGCAGAGATGCGGATTTTACACCGAATTTTCAAATGTGTGTTGTTATTCCCGAACGGAAAGTATATTTATGGTGGGTTGGTGGATTGGTCATGATGAATGGTGCGTGTGGCGGACTGGTGGATCGGCCTCTTTCGGAGAAGTGGAGTATCAGAAATTCAAGATGGGGTATTTTGCTTCCAATTGCGGACGGTCGCACGTTGGAACCTACTTCACGTGATGGGTAGACATATAAGATGGCTGAAAAttggaggggaaaggaagaaggggAATGCGATCATGGCGCCTCTATCCAATCTATTGCTAATAGCAATCCCGTATCTCACGATTCGataagatgggatggatgtcGCGTAAGCCGTTGACAGAATGCTAATCCTCGCTGTTCTCCTCTGCTGGATATTCTCCGGCAATGGTCATGCGAGCCACAGGGAAACAGAGGGGGACATAGCTGAATGTTATCCCAGCTCTTTTGTGAAGAACGACCAGATATTGATTGTCTCGATACGATCAGAAAATACGGAAAAGCTGCCAtgagaaaaaggaagaaatggTTGTGGtcagaatttgagaatgacCAGGCGATTCTATGATTGTCGACGCCTTTCAACTGTCATGTAGAGACTGCTCGCCGCTAATTTATGtatagatatgtatatatatatatatatatatatacatagaaCTACCTACATATCGGAAGCACTCCGCAAGATGAACTTATACCTTTGGGTCGGCAATGCGGCATGCACGTATGCGAGGCACAAATACTCTTCACGTGAATCAAGACTTCACTTGAAGTTTAACTTTGACTTCCCCGTGTCAGTTGATCCTTTCCGTGGATTACGTCACCAATGCCTCCAACCAGAGGTTCAAAGTTCTGTTCACGCCATGCATGGAGCACAAAGGAGGGTCTAAGTCTCCAGTTCTCAGCCTTACAAGCATTCCGCACTTCTTATAAGCCGTAAATCGAGAAAACAAAGACCTTATGCTTCTTTCGGCCTGAGTGCGGCTGTCCTTGTGCTACTAGATCGTCTCAATCTTTTGCCTTTGTCCCGTCCCGTCAGGTCCCGTTTCCCTGGGACCCTTTTGCTCTTTTCGAACAATGATGGCACGgatgatattattgattctCGAAAAAGGCGAGGTGCAATTTTGACATTGTAACAAAGCCAAGCTCTTCTCGTCCCTTAGAGTTCTAATGCAGAAGTGATAAGCCTATCAGGTAGTCCGGACGTACCCCTCTCTAAACCCCATCCGGTTTGAAGGCTGGTCAAGCTCAGACAAGGTCGATGGCGTGATAGCTACGTGCTACAAATTTCTCTTTTACCCCTCCTAATTCTTACGATGGCGACACTTCGATCAATGATTAAGTAATAATAAGGCATCATTCTTTTGGACGGACTAAGTGAATAGATTCCTTCTTAATAAACCCCTCAACTCCTCCGTCCTCTTCGTCCTTTgcttctctcaatctctacTCTACTTTGATACCAACTACATTGTACAAACACTACCTCATCAAACCCTCGACAAACATTCAAAATGGCTGAAGAGAGACCCACCCCGTAAGTTTACCTCTCAATTCTCCACGAAAGCGTATTTTCCTCAAACCGAACTTCAATCTATTGATGTGAAGGTCAAAACTTTCTCTATTTGGCGACAAGTCGTACGCCAGAATCAAGAAGCATTGAAGGTCTTGTTCGTGTGCAACGTGCAATTTCACTATCATACCTCTGAGCTCCGCTAACATTGCACAAAGCCTCCGTCTAGGATCCATCGCCCCAAACTTCAAGGCAGAGACCACTACCGGCCCAATCGATTTCCACGAGTTTATTGGTGACAAGTGGGTTGTCTTGTTCTCCCACCCTGAGGACTACACACCCGTCTGCACTACTGAACTTGGTGCTTTCGCCAAACTCGAGCCAGAATTCACCAAGCGTGGCGTGAAGCTCATTGGTCTTTCCGCAAACACCATTGAATCACACGGTGGATGGATCAAGGACATCGATGAGATCTCCGGAAGCAAGCTTACTTTCCCAATCATTGGTGACAAGGAGCGAAAGGTCGCCTATGCATATGACATGTAAGCACGATCAACCATTTCTCTATGACTTTGGATTAGGCGCTGATGAGGAAACTAGGCTCGACCACCAAGATATCACCAACGTTGACTCTAAGGGTATTGCATTCACTATCCGATCTGTTTTCATCATCGACCCCAAGAAGACAATCCGCCTCATTCTCTCTTACCCAGCTTCCACCGGTCGCAACACTGCCGAGGTTCTCCGTGTTGTTGACTCCCTTCAAACCGGTGATAAGCACCGCATCACCACTCCTATCAACTGGGTTCCAGGTGATGACGTAATTGTCCACCCTGGTGTCAAAAATGAGGAGGCCAAGACCCTCTTCCCAGAATTCCGCATCGTCAAGCCATATCTTCGATTCACTCCTTTGCCAAAGGAGAAGACATCTGCTG is part of the Botrytis cinerea B05.10 chromosome 1, complete sequence genome and harbors:
- the Bcprx4 gene encoding Bcprx4; translated protein: MAEERPTPLRLGSIAPNFKAETTTGPIDFHEFIGDKWVVLFSHPEDYTPVCTTELGAFAKLEPEFTKRGVKLIGLSANTIESHGGWIKDIDEISGSKLTFPIIGDKERKVAYAYDMLDHQDITNVDSKGIAFTIRSVFIIDPKKTIRLILSYPASTGRNTAEVLRVVDSLQTGDKHRITTPINWVPGDDVIVHPGVKNEEAKTLFPEFRIVKPYLRFTPLPKEKTSAAE